The DNA region CGCGCCCCTTGTTGAGCGGGTCGCACACCGCGTAGAGGTCCGCGGCCCCCGCGGCGCTGCCGTCGGGGTTGGCGGCGTCGAAGATGACCCCGACGTCGTAGTTGTCCGTTCCGATGGTCCCGTCGAGAAGGCACTGGTTCCCGTCCTGAAGGCAGTCGGGAGACAGGCAGTCCACCGCTCCCTCACAGGTCCGATCCCCGGACGGGAGATAAGACGACGGCTCGGTCTGGATGACCTGCTCGGACTCCTCGAGGAGCTCGAGGTGAACCCCGAAGTCCCTTCGGTAGATCGTGTTCACCGCGTTGATCACGTTGGTGATCGCCGTGAACGCCGACGCGACCGTGCCCCCGTTCTGGGCGGTGAACTCTCCGGTGGCCGACGCCGCCATGTGGTAGATGGAGACGGTCCCCGCGGTGGAGCGGACCGACGGCCCGGCCTCCCCCGCCTTCGACGCGCCGATCCCCTCATCCGGCGCCACGCAGCGAACCGCCTCGTTCAG from Candidatus Polarisedimenticolaceae bacterium includes:
- a CDS encoding zinc-dependent metalloprotease family protein, which encodes MNARTPALVLACVFLATAARASGAPIWTPDPEAPGKFRLDRKTLSAELARAPREFTEEAAKTVVTIPLPRPDGTLARFRVEESPILPPSLSAKYGIRTWIGRSVDEPGAIARFSLGPDGFNALVLAPSGSVLIRPSGVGEESHAAIRYEDDPLNEAVRCVAPDEGIGASKAGEAGPSVRSTAGTVSIYHMAASATGEFTAQNGGTVASAFTAITNVINAVNTIYRRDFGVHLELLEESEQVIQTEPSSYLPSGDRTCEGAVDCLSPDCLQDGNQCLLDGTIGTDNYDVGVIFDAANPDGSAAGAADLYAVCDPLNKGR